A single Acidobacteriota bacterium DNA region contains:
- a CDS encoding MlaD family protein, translating into MTPAARIGLFMLVGLIILGIFIIKIEDIPVGERGDRLEVKARFPSVAGLDRKAAVRIAGVRVGKVEAVNLDGSEAMIELSLDPHVRLHEGAWAQITSLGMLGDKYIEIFPGDPAASVLQGEIELTGTTSPSFNDVMQVATEIGADVKEVTEALRGSIGGSQGEETIEEIVSNIRDLTASLKVLIAENQANVNATTANFRDFSATLRDELPQITEKLNTLADQLNGVVGENRDDLQASMGNIRELTDRLQVSAENLNQITGKIAAGEGSIGKLVNDESTVDNLNQTLDSIEGGIDTLNETMGRYRRYQLEVAMRGEAMPSTSESRMAFGFDLWTTEKRFFRIEGVDMPYGKTKTDSQFVTTTYPDGTQDQYLEERVRMSDKLGINAQVGYRIFPDTIVRAGLIESAGGVGVDHSIRLGKRPLRLVFEAYDFNRAFDEDVHLKFEGRYFISPNIFVTAGWDDPLVSDKSSVLLGGGITWNDEDIKYSLGLAGGALN; encoded by the coding sequence TGGGATTGATCATCCTCGGCATCTTCATCATCAAGATCGAGGACATCCCTGTCGGCGAACGCGGCGACCGGCTCGAGGTCAAGGCCCGCTTTCCTTCGGTTGCGGGCCTCGACCGCAAGGCGGCGGTTCGGATCGCCGGGGTTCGGGTCGGCAAGGTGGAGGCCGTCAACCTCGACGGCTCCGAGGCCATGATCGAGCTCTCGCTCGATCCGCACGTTCGGCTTCACGAGGGCGCCTGGGCGCAGATCACCAGCCTCGGGATGCTCGGTGACAAGTACATCGAGATCTTCCCCGGGGATCCGGCGGCTTCGGTGCTCCAGGGAGAGATCGAGCTTACCGGCACGACCTCGCCCTCGTTCAACGATGTCATGCAGGTGGCAACCGAAATCGGCGCAGACGTGAAGGAGGTCACCGAAGCCCTGCGCGGGTCCATCGGTGGATCCCAGGGCGAGGAGACAATCGAGGAAATTGTCTCCAACATTCGCGACCTCACGGCGTCGCTCAAGGTTCTGATCGCCGAGAACCAGGCCAACGTCAACGCAACCACCGCGAATTTCCGGGACTTCTCGGCGACCCTTCGCGACGAGCTCCCGCAGATCACCGAAAAGCTCAACACGCTCGCCGATCAGCTAAATGGCGTGGTCGGCGAAAACCGGGACGACCTCCAGGCGTCGATGGGAAACATCCGAGAGCTCACTGACCGACTTCAGGTGTCGGCCGAAAACCTGAACCAGATCACCGGTAAGATCGCCGCGGGCGAGGGTTCGATCGGCAAGCTGGTCAACGACGAATCGACGGTCGACAACCTCAACCAGACCCTCGATTCGATCGAGGGGGGCATTGACACCCTCAACGAGACGATGGGGCGCTACCGGCGCTACCAGCTCGAGGTCGCGATGCGTGGCGAAGCGATGCCGTCGACGAGCGAGAGTCGGATGGCCTTCGGGTTCGATCTCTGGACCACGGAGAAAAGGTTCTTCCGTATCGAGGGCGTGGACATGCCGTACGGCAAGACCAAGACCGACTCCCAGTTTGTCACCACGACCTACCCCGACGGCACACAGGACCAGTATCTCGAGGAGAGGGTGAGGATGTCGGACAAGCTCGGCATCAACGCCCAGGTCGGCTACCGCATCTTCCCCGACACCATCGTTCGCGCCGGCCTCATCGAGTCGGCCGGCGGGGTTGGCGTCGACCACAGCATCCGACTCGGCAAGCGCCCACTGAGGTTGGTCTTCGAGGCATACGATTTCAACCGCGCGTTCGATGAGGACGTTCACTTGAAATTCGAGGGACGGTATTTCATCAGCCCGAACATTTTCGTTACCGCAGGCTGGGACGACCCGTTGGTTTCGGACAAATCTTCGGTCCTCTTGGGCGGCGGCATCACCTGGAATGACGAGGACATCAAGTACAGCCTCGGTCTCGCCGGCGGCGCCCTGAACTGA
- the radA gene encoding DNA repair protein RadA, whose amino-acid sequence MAETVFFCTSCGHESGKWLGQCPGCNEWNSFAEQPSAPRKKKGGASPPRGVPAVPVTEAAAVPSERLATGLDGLDRVLGGGLVPGSLVLLAGEPGIGKSTLLLQVAAELARKHGPVVYVTGEESAEQVALRARRIDGLHRDLLLLPETSCDAVLAQLEALEPRLVVVDSVQTAVLDNLEAIAGSVSQVRQVASRFQHFAKTHGVPVILVGHVTKEGSIAGPKLLEHLVDVVTSLEGEPGHDLRALRAGKNRYGTIAELALYSMTGKGLEPVQNASAWLLEDRRSDAAGSAVAVALEGSVPLLVEVQALVSPSVLGTPRRVAHGFDSSRLALLLAVLERHAGVAFAERDVFVNLVGGLSLREPALDLAVAAALASSAADVPLAAELAIFGEIGLLGEVRAVSRAAERVREAAALGFGRVALPTRDANGKLNLPATAISTVVDLPRLLVANE is encoded by the coding sequence ATGGCGGAGACCGTCTTCTTCTGTACCTCCTGCGGGCACGAGTCGGGGAAATGGCTCGGCCAATGTCCGGGCTGCAACGAGTGGAACTCCTTTGCCGAGCAGCCCTCGGCACCACGGAAGAAGAAGGGTGGCGCATCGCCGCCACGTGGCGTCCCGGCGGTGCCAGTGACGGAAGCGGCAGCAGTCCCGTCGGAGCGTCTCGCCACCGGGCTCGACGGGCTCGACCGGGTGCTCGGTGGAGGGCTTGTTCCAGGCTCGCTGGTGCTGCTCGCCGGGGAACCCGGGATCGGCAAGTCGACCTTGCTTTTGCAGGTAGCGGCCGAGCTGGCGCGCAAACACGGCCCAGTGGTCTATGTCACCGGTGAAGAATCTGCCGAGCAGGTCGCCCTCCGAGCACGGCGGATCGACGGTCTCCACCGCGACCTGCTGTTGCTGCCGGAAACGTCGTGCGACGCGGTTCTGGCTCAGCTCGAAGCTCTCGAACCGCGGTTGGTGGTAGTCGATTCGGTGCAAACCGCCGTCCTCGACAACCTCGAGGCCATAGCCGGCTCAGTCAGCCAGGTGCGACAGGTGGCCTCGCGGTTTCAGCATTTCGCCAAGACCCACGGTGTTCCGGTGATATTGGTCGGCCACGTAACCAAGGAGGGTTCGATCGCCGGGCCGAAGCTTCTCGAGCACCTCGTCGATGTCGTGACGTCACTCGAGGGAGAACCGGGCCACGATCTCCGTGCCCTGCGCGCCGGAAAAAACCGTTACGGCACGATCGCCGAGCTCGCACTGTACTCGATGACCGGGAAGGGTCTCGAGCCGGTCCAAAACGCCTCGGCATGGTTGCTCGAGGATCGCCGAAGTGATGCCGCGGGATCGGCGGTGGCAGTTGCGCTCGAGGGCAGCGTGCCGCTGCTCGTCGAGGTCCAGGCACTGGTCTCCCCCTCGGTTCTCGGTACGCCGCGCCGGGTCGCTCACGGTTTCGATTCATCACGCCTCGCCCTCCTGCTGGCGGTGCTCGAGCGTCACGCCGGAGTTGCCTTTGCGGAACGTGATGTTTTCGTCAATCTCGTCGGCGGTCTGTCGCTCCGGGAGCCTGCCCTCGACCTCGCGGTAGCGGCGGCGCTGGCGTCGTCCGCCGCCGATGTCCCCCTCGCTGCGGAGCTCGCAATCTTCGGCGAAATCGGTCTGCTCGGCGAGGTGCGAGCGGTGAGCCGGGCCGCAGAAAGGGTGCGCGAAGCGGCGGCCCTCGGCTTCGGTCGGGTCGCCCTGCCGACTCGCGATGCCAACGGCAAGCTCAACCTGCCGGCGACCGCAATCTCTACCGTCGTCGATCTGCCCCGTTTGCTTGTCGCGAACGAATAG
- a CDS encoding YgeY family selenium metabolism-linked hydrolase has protein sequence MTDIAGGERQIDSEVTRLAEEAAPRCLEFLHDLVTVPSPSRGERLACERVMREMELLGYREVHLDEMGNVLGRLGTGPRVIAYDAHIDTVGISNPTLWRHDPFRGIVTGGTLFGRGASDQKGGLATLVHGAALADQVGLPSDVTLWVTATVNGEDCVGLAWQYMLNETPLRPEAVVIAMPSHLGICYGQRGRMEVEIATFGVSTHGSQPERGENAIYAMMPIVEGLVRLHRDLEIDHPMLGRGSLAVTGITSQSPSLTAIPDGCEIHIDRRLTIGENPEDALAQIREVTEATAEGAEVRLLHYGLPSWRGFTYPTDKVFPAWETPSEGSAVRAAMATAEKVLGRSPRIHRSAFSSNGCATAGIYGIPTVGFGPADELHSHTVNDQIPLAQLGPAIAFYATFPQLYSEFSAAGE, from the coding sequence ATGACTGATATCGCCGGCGGAGAACGTCAAATCGACAGTGAAGTGACTCGTCTCGCGGAAGAGGCGGCCCCTCGGTGCCTCGAGTTTCTCCACGACCTGGTCACGGTTCCCTCGCCGAGTCGGGGAGAACGCCTCGCTTGCGAGCGGGTCATGCGCGAGATGGAGTTGCTCGGCTATCGGGAAGTCCATCTCGACGAGATGGGTAACGTCCTCGGACGCCTCGGTACGGGACCGCGCGTGATCGCCTATGACGCCCACATCGACACGGTTGGCATCTCCAATCCGACTCTCTGGCGCCATGATCCCTTTCGAGGGATCGTAACCGGTGGCACGCTCTTCGGTCGTGGCGCGTCTGATCAGAAGGGTGGCCTGGCCACTCTGGTGCATGGGGCCGCCCTCGCGGATCAGGTCGGGCTGCCGAGTGATGTGACGTTATGGGTGACCGCGACCGTCAACGGTGAAGACTGTGTGGGCCTGGCCTGGCAGTACATGCTCAATGAGACTCCGCTTCGACCCGAGGCGGTGGTCATAGCAATGCCATCGCACCTCGGCATTTGTTATGGCCAGCGGGGTCGCATGGAGGTCGAAATCGCGACCTTCGGTGTCTCGACCCACGGTTCGCAACCCGAGCGAGGTGAGAACGCGATTTACGCCATGATGCCCATAGTCGAGGGTCTGGTCCGACTCCACCGGGATTTGGAGATTGACCATCCGATGCTCGGCCGTGGTTCACTGGCGGTGACAGGCATCACCTCCCAATCCCCATCCCTGACGGCGATCCCTGACGGATGTGAGATTCACATCGATCGGCGGCTGACGATCGGTGAGAACCCCGAGGACGCGCTGGCCCAGATTCGCGAGGTCACCGAGGCCACCGCCGAAGGCGCGGAAGTGCGTTTGTTGCATTACGGATTGCCCTCTTGGCGAGGCTTCACCTATCCGACGGACAAGGTTTTTCCGGCCTGGGAAACTCCGTCTGAAGGTTCGGCCGTTCGCGCGGCAATGGCAACCGCCGAAAAGGTCTTGGGGCGCTCGCCGCGCATTCACCGGTCGGCGTTTTCGTCCAACGGGTGCGCCACCGCCGGGATCTACGGCATCCCGACTGTCGGCTTCGGTCCGGCGGACGAGCTGCACTCCCACACCGTCAACGACCAGATCCCGCTCGCCCAGCTGGGTCCAGCAATCGCCTTCTACGCGACATTCCCGCAGCTGTACTCGGAATTTTCCGCGGCCGGCGAATAA
- a CDS encoding YggS family pyridoxal phosphate-dependent enzyme has translation MTTTHLADRLAAVERRIAAAAAECGRSQSDITLIAVGKTFPAEIIGQAFKAGATDFGENRVQEGVAKRAAAPDARWHLIGPLQRNKARAALEVFDIVHTIDRFEIADRLQYLLAERWPDRRLEVLLEINLAEEPQKAGAFPQDAANLLDHALSCDSLLVRGLMAIPPWTDDPEASRPWFRQLSTLRDQLEKSTGHDLPELSMGMSHDFEIAVVEGATMVRVGTAIFGPRSVRK, from the coding sequence ATGACCACCACTCATTTAGCGGATCGGCTGGCCGCGGTCGAGCGGCGTATCGCAGCCGCCGCAGCGGAATGCGGACGGAGTCAGTCCGACATCACCCTGATAGCGGTGGGCAAGACGTTTCCAGCTGAAATCATCGGTCAAGCGTTCAAGGCCGGAGCAACCGATTTCGGTGAGAACCGAGTTCAGGAGGGGGTCGCAAAGAGGGCCGCGGCCCCCGACGCCCGCTGGCATCTCATCGGTCCTCTGCAGCGCAACAAGGCGCGCGCCGCACTTGAAGTCTTCGACATCGTGCACACGATCGATCGATTCGAGATTGCCGACCGCCTCCAGTATCTGCTGGCTGAGCGCTGGCCGGATCGCAGGCTGGAGGTTTTGCTCGAAATCAACCTGGCGGAGGAGCCGCAGAAAGCAGGCGCGTTTCCGCAGGATGCTGCCAACCTCCTCGATCATGCCCTGTCGTGCGATTCATTATTGGTGCGCGGGTTGATGGCGATTCCGCCGTGGACGGATGACCCGGAGGCTTCCCGTCCCTGGTTTCGGCAGCTGAGCACGCTTCGCGACCAGCTCGAAAAATCGACTGGTCATGATCTTCCCGAGCTCTCCATGGGGATGAGCCACGACTTCGAAATCGCCGTCGTCGAAGGGGCAACCATGGTTCGTGTGGGGACTGCGATTTTCGGTCCCCGATCCGTCAGGAAATAG
- a CDS encoding C4-type zinc ribbon domain-containing protein produces MSNAHNDLVNLVRLQKIYDEIAAAIAERNSPPAEIRSLQEDNRLRLEELEEMERQLKSHEEEIKEIRKKETEWELELEHFQKQKSMVTNEREFTAVISEIDYATKAINETRARRKELEEAIEQLHADIKERREARPEEESAHSEVVAAWEKRKDELLERVHQLSRQAKSVEADVQPKNRSRFLRLLESKQGTSVSRVVDGSCSLCHFALRPHLQQRVRRCEEIIDCEHCHRILYIEETITSDSQAAEK; encoded by the coding sequence GTGAGCAACGCACACAACGATCTCGTCAACCTGGTTCGACTCCAGAAGATTTACGACGAAATTGCAGCGGCCATCGCCGAGCGCAATAGTCCCCCTGCGGAGATTCGCAGTCTGCAGGAAGACAACCGATTGCGCCTCGAAGAGCTCGAGGAGATGGAGCGCCAACTCAAGTCGCACGAAGAAGAAATCAAGGAAATTCGCAAGAAGGAAACCGAGTGGGAGCTGGAGCTCGAACACTTCCAGAAGCAGAAAAGCATGGTGACCAACGAGCGCGAGTTCACGGCGGTGATCTCGGAGATCGACTACGCTACCAAGGCGATTAATGAAACGCGGGCCCGTCGTAAGGAGCTCGAAGAGGCCATCGAACAGCTGCACGCGGACATCAAAGAACGGCGCGAAGCACGACCCGAAGAGGAAAGCGCCCACAGCGAAGTGGTAGCGGCCTGGGAGAAGCGCAAAGACGAACTCCTCGAACGGGTGCATCAGCTGTCGCGCCAGGCCAAGTCGGTCGAGGCGGATGTCCAGCCGAAAAACAGGTCTCGTTTTCTCCGTCTGCTGGAAAGCAAGCAAGGCACCTCGGTGTCCAGGGTGGTGGACGGATCGTGCTCGTTGTGTCACTTCGCGCTGCGCCCCCACCTTCAGCAACGGGTCCGTCGTTGTGAAGAGATCATTGACTGCGAACACTGCCACCGCATCCTCTACATCGAGGAGACGATCACGAGCGACAGCCAAGCAGCCGAAAAATGA